A section of the Virgibacillus sp. NKC19-3 genome encodes:
- a CDS encoding cation:proton antiporter, with translation MENIALISIAVIVIVGIFSQWLAWRIQWPSIVIMSITGLLLGPVFGLFNPEEALGSLYSPLISLAVAIILFEGSSSLDVREIKGVSKSVFRIVTIGAFLAWIGGSLAAHFIAGLSLEVSFIIGGLFIVTGPTVIIPLLRNAKLKPRTGAVLKWEGIIVDPFGPLLALFAYEVINVLTTDALQASHMVNFFLSALVAVVFGYVIGMIVSVMIGKGVIPEYLKSPIIIAFVLLCFTLAEVVMHETGMLAVTVMGLTLARTKHYVSSIGHDVSHFVENITVLLTSTVFILLTASLSRETIAEIFTWPIIGFVLVMLFIVRPLSIWIATIGTELSNSEKTLIGWIAPRGIVALSVSGYFAANLLNDGHGEAAILTTLTFALVFITVCVHGFSLGPVAKALKLSNDAPPGVLLVGANSFSIALAAYLQKIGIPVLISNSSSAQLQPAIDKNIPVYQGEILAEHSEYEVDLTPYETILSLTGDTAFNALVSQSYVPSFGYNNTFRLPSGSNQQKENEVSPAKKAHLLFQEDAIFTALNKKINTGYTIQPLQMEKKGKIEKEQLPKDIVPLFVNKENKTIQFLTLRSKITLDDGDQLIVLKKDKQT, from the coding sequence ATGGAAAATATTGCTTTAATTAGTATCGCTGTCATTGTTATCGTCGGTATCTTTTCACAATGGCTTGCTTGGCGAATTCAATGGCCCTCTATTGTCATTATGTCTATCACCGGATTATTGCTAGGCCCCGTTTTTGGCCTATTTAACCCAGAAGAGGCATTAGGAAGTCTTTATAGTCCATTGATTTCATTAGCTGTTGCTATCATTTTGTTTGAAGGAAGCTCAAGTCTGGATGTCCGGGAAATCAAAGGCGTATCCAAATCGGTTTTCCGTATTGTCACCATAGGTGCTTTCCTTGCCTGGATTGGCGGTTCGCTTGCCGCACATTTCATTGCAGGATTGAGCCTGGAAGTATCTTTCATCATCGGTGGCTTATTTATTGTCACTGGACCAACGGTTATCATTCCACTACTCCGAAATGCCAAATTAAAACCGCGCACTGGTGCTGTGCTTAAATGGGAAGGTATTATCGTAGACCCTTTTGGTCCATTGCTTGCCCTGTTTGCCTATGAGGTTATTAACGTACTGACAACAGACGCGCTGCAAGCGAGTCATATGGTAAACTTCTTTCTTAGTGCACTGGTTGCTGTGGTTTTTGGTTATGTCATTGGCATGATTGTCAGCGTGATGATTGGAAAAGGCGTTATTCCAGAATATTTAAAGTCTCCAATTATTATCGCCTTTGTGTTACTTTGCTTTACCTTGGCAGAAGTTGTGATGCATGAGACAGGTATGCTTGCTGTCACTGTAATGGGATTAACTCTTGCCCGTACCAAACATTATGTATCCTCGATAGGTCATGATGTCAGCCATTTTGTGGAAAATATCACGGTCTTGTTAACATCAACCGTTTTTATTTTGCTGACAGCTTCCTTGTCACGAGAGACCATTGCAGAAATTTTTACATGGCCAATCATCGGATTTGTGCTTGTCATGCTATTCATCGTGCGTCCTTTATCCATTTGGATTGCCACAATCGGTACAGAGCTTTCCAACTCGGAAAAGACCCTGATTGGCTGGATAGCTCCCAGAGGTATCGTGGCACTATCTGTTTCCGGATACTTCGCAGCCAATTTGCTGAACGATGGACATGGCGAAGCGGCTATCCTTACAACACTAACGTTTGCACTGGTATTCATAACCGTCTGTGTGCATGGATTTTCACTTGGCCCGGTTGCCAAAGCACTCAAGCTTTCCAATGATGCTCCTCCCGGGGTGTTATTGGTTGGAGCGAACAGTTTTTCCATTGCATTGGCAGCATATTTACAGAAGATAGGTATTCCTGTATTAATCAGTAATTCTTCGAGTGCGCAGCTGCAACCAGCTATCGACAAGAACATTCCTGTCTATCAAGGGGAAATCCTTGCAGAACATAGCGAATATGAGGTAGATCTGACTCCATATGAAACCATTCTTTCGCTCACAGGAGATACAGCCTTTAATGCGCTTGTTAGTCAATCGTATGTACCAAGCTTTGGTTATAACAATACATTTCGGCTTCCAAGCGGCAGCAATCAGCAAAAAGAAAATGAAGTTTCCCCTGCAAAAAAAGCACATCTTTTATTTCAGGAGGATGCCATCTTTACGGCGTTAAATAAGAAAATCAATACCGGCTACACCATACAACCCTTGCAGATGGAGAAAAAGGGAAAAATCGAGAAAGAGCAATTACCAAAAGATATCGTACCACTTTTCGTAAATAAAGAGAATAAAACCATTCAGTTCCTTACACTACGAAGTAAAATAACGCTTGACGATGGAGATCAACTTATTGTTTTAAAGAAAGATAAACAGACCTAA
- a CDS encoding helix-turn-helix domain-containing protein: MDTPEDIPILAPLIKKEIVYKVLQGDHVEALKQIAIDGSSTQQINHVIKYIMQHYTNGFKIDELAEMANMSVSSFYRCFKEVTAMSPIQFQRQLRLQEARSLLLSKPMDAADGAFL, translated from the coding sequence ATGGATACACCGGAGGATATCCCGATACTTGCTCCCCTAATCAAAAAGGAAATTGTCTACAAAGTGCTGCAAGGAGATCATGTTGAGGCGCTGAAACAAATTGCCATAGATGGAAGCTCCACACAACAAATCAATCATGTAATTAAATATATCATGCAGCACTATACAAACGGTTTTAAAATCGATGAACTTGCGGAAATGGCAAATATGAGTGTATCCTCTTTCTATCGATGCTTCAAAGAGGTAACTGCCATGAGCCCAATCCAATTCCAAAGACAACTCCGCCTGCAGGAAGCTCGAAGTTTATTATTATCCAAGCCAATGGACGCAGCAGATGGTGCATTTTTGTAG
- a CDS encoding NCS2 family permease: MKKYFHFKELGTNYRTEFMAGLTTFLAMAYILFVIPSTLALTGVEQLPEGVTRMDQDAVFVATALAAAVGSLFMGIIAKYPIALGPGMGLNAFFAYTVMLGYGIGWETALSGVLVSGIIFVILTLTGIREKIINAIPANLKLAVGAGIGLFIAFIGLQSAGIVVGDPDTLLALGDITSPHVLLAIFGLLVSVILLTLGIKAGIFYGMILTVVAGITFGLITPPSGADDIVSSVPSVAPTFGQAFFHLGDIFTVEMLLVILTFLFVDFFDTAGTLVAVARQAGLVKNNKLPRAGKALFADSAATVVGAILGTSTTTSYVDSAAGVGVGGRTGFTAIVAAGFFLLALFFSPLLAVVTSEVTAPALIIVGVMMASALKNIDWDQFEIAVPAFLTVLTMPLTYSIATGIAIGFIFYPITMLLKKRASEIHPIMYGLFVVFVLYFIFLS; encoded by the coding sequence ATGAAGAAGTACTTTCATTTTAAAGAATTAGGAACAAATTACCGAACAGAGTTTATGGCTGGGTTAACGACATTTTTAGCGATGGCCTATATTCTTTTTGTTATACCATCAACTTTGGCACTCACAGGGGTGGAGCAACTGCCTGAAGGAGTCACTCGTATGGATCAGGATGCTGTATTTGTTGCTACAGCACTGGCTGCAGCTGTTGGCTCCTTGTTCATGGGAATCATAGCGAAATATCCGATTGCGCTTGGGCCTGGCATGGGATTAAACGCGTTTTTTGCGTATACGGTTATGCTTGGCTATGGGATTGGCTGGGAAACAGCCTTATCAGGTGTACTCGTATCCGGAATAATTTTTGTCATCTTAACGTTAACAGGGATTCGAGAGAAAATTATTAATGCGATTCCTGCAAATTTAAAGTTGGCAGTGGGCGCTGGAATTGGATTATTTATCGCCTTTATCGGTCTGCAAAGTGCAGGCATTGTAGTTGGTGATCCAGATACATTACTGGCGCTTGGAGATATAACTTCCCCACATGTGTTACTGGCCATATTTGGACTTCTCGTTTCTGTGATTTTACTTACACTTGGGATAAAAGCGGGAATATTTTATGGCATGATTCTAACCGTTGTTGCAGGGATAACGTTTGGCTTAATTACGCCACCCTCAGGGGCTGACGATATCGTTAGTAGTGTTCCAAGTGTAGCTCCCACATTTGGACAGGCATTTTTCCATTTAGGTGATATTTTTACCGTTGAAATGCTTTTGGTTATTTTAACGTTCTTATTTGTCGACTTCTTTGATACAGCAGGAACACTGGTTGCTGTAGCAAGGCAAGCTGGTTTAGTGAAAAATAATAAACTACCGCGGGCCGGAAAGGCGCTATTTGCTGATTCCGCAGCAACTGTGGTTGGCGCCATACTTGGTACATCAACAACGACATCTTATGTCGATTCCGCTGCTGGTGTCGGCGTGGGAGGTCGAACTGGTTTTACGGCAATCGTTGCAGCGGGTTTTTTCCTTTTGGCATTATTTTTCTCTCCACTACTCGCTGTTGTAACATCTGAAGTAACTGCGCCTGCCTTAATTATTGTTGGTGTCATGATGGCATCCGCATTGAAAAATATTGACTGGGACCAATTCGAAATTGCCGTACCTGCATTTTTAACCGTGCTTACCATGCCGTTAACGTACAGTATTGCAACAGGGATTGCGATTGGGTTTATTTTCTACCCGATAACCATGTTATTAAAAAAACGTGCGAGTGAGATACATCCGATCATGTATGGATTGTTTGTGGTCTTTGTGTTGTATTTTATTTTCTTAAGCTAG
- a CDS encoding YndM family protein: MKHVTALGIKFLITATVIYSLLSIFDVASISEMFLVSLFITGGMYIIGDLILLPRFGNAIASMADFGLATIVVWLLSLVFIGPDFPVFTVSLFAGFFIAACEAVFHIYMQEKVLPSTTTEPAAFNASPAQMQVEFSEEENIHDPEHKKKET, from the coding sequence ATGAAACATGTAACAGCACTGGGTATTAAGTTTTTAATTACTGCTACCGTCATATACTCCCTATTGTCAATCTTTGATGTAGCAAGTATTTCTGAGATGTTTTTGGTTAGTTTATTTATCACAGGTGGCATGTATATTATCGGAGATCTAATTCTATTACCAAGGTTCGGAAACGCCATTGCATCGATGGCTGATTTTGGGCTTGCTACAATTGTCGTCTGGTTATTATCCCTTGTTTTTATTGGACCAGACTTTCCTGTGTTTACGGTATCCCTTTTTGCAGGTTTTTTCATCGCCGCTTGTGAAGCCGTATTTCATATTTACATGCAGGAGAAAGTATTACCATCAACAACAACCGAACCAGCTGCATTCAACGCTTCGCCGGCCCAGATGCAGGTAGAGTTTTCAGAGGAAGAGAATATCCATGACCCGGAACATAAAAAGAAAGAAACCTAA
- a CDS encoding RNA polymerase sigma factor — MISDEELIKDIKRGSKSSMDVLVRRYYKVVYALIYRSVFDKSIAYDLTQESFIKIIKNIRQYSEQGSLKNWMLTIASNQCRDYVRSKEAKSKSLSIPLEESRLETKDSPVSSVLERRENRKNIMCKMQQIPFEQRQAIYLKYFHDLKIREIAETTKTSASTVKSRLYSGLEKLEHLLERSSFYEEGDQ, encoded by the coding sequence ATGATCTCTGATGAGGAACTAATCAAAGATATAAAGCGCGGAAGCAAATCTTCGATGGATGTGCTGGTGCGAAGGTATTATAAGGTTGTTTATGCGCTTATATACAGAAGTGTGTTTGATAAGTCTATTGCTTATGACTTAACACAGGAATCTTTTATCAAAATTATCAAGAACATAAGACAGTATTCTGAGCAGGGAAGCCTGAAAAATTGGATGTTAACAATTGCTTCAAATCAATGCCGGGATTATGTCAGGTCGAAAGAAGCAAAGTCAAAATCATTAAGCATTCCATTGGAGGAAAGTCGATTAGAAACAAAGGATTCTCCCGTATCTTCTGTATTGGAAAGAAGAGAGAACAGAAAAAATATCATGTGTAAGATGCAGCAAATTCCGTTTGAACAGAGACAAGCCATCTATTTAAAGTATTTCCATGACTTGAAGATTAGGGAAATTGCGGAAACAACAAAGACAAGTGCTTCTACCGTTAAATCCAGGCTTTATAGCGGATTAGAGAAACTTGAGCATTTGTTAGAAAGGAGTTCTTTTTATGAAGAAGGAGATCAATGA
- a CDS encoding ABC transporter ATP-binding protein codes for MRLTVNKLTKSFKNKEALKHVTFELTEGVYGLLGANGSGKTTLMRIIASIVKPSSGTIYFDGIDTLTLDENYREILGYMPQHLGFYKNFTAEKFLLYIAALKGIEQDAAKDTVMEMLELVNLTDKRKDKIKTFSGGMQRRLGIAQGLLNDPKVLIVDEPTAGLDPKERIRFRNLLSKISKNRIVLLSTHIVTDIEYIAKEIMILKEGELLHKKDPETLLQFLSGKVWLLDVKREEVDAYQEKYKIGNIVSKGDFVQLRIISEMKVHEEAVSAEPNLEDIYLYYFDEVEVHETVT; via the coding sequence TTGCGTTTAACGGTTAACAAATTAACAAAAAGCTTTAAAAATAAGGAAGCATTGAAGCATGTAACGTTTGAATTAACAGAAGGTGTATACGGACTGTTAGGGGCAAATGGTTCGGGAAAAACAACGCTGATGCGTATTATCGCAAGCATTGTAAAGCCTTCAAGTGGTACCATTTACTTTGATGGAATAGATACATTGACCCTTGATGAAAACTATCGCGAAATTTTGGGTTATATGCCCCAGCACCTGGGATTTTATAAAAATTTCACCGCTGAAAAATTTCTGCTCTATATTGCTGCTTTAAAAGGAATTGAACAAGATGCAGCAAAAGATACAGTGATGGAGATGTTGGAGCTTGTTAATCTGACAGATAAAAGGAAGGATAAAATCAAAACATTCTCTGGTGGGATGCAGAGAAGATTAGGAATTGCTCAAGGCTTATTAAATGATCCGAAAGTGCTTATTGTGGATGAGCCAACAGCAGGGCTGGATCCAAAAGAACGAATTCGATTTCGAAACTTACTGTCAAAAATATCGAAGAATCGAATTGTTCTTCTTTCTACGCATATCGTCACAGATATTGAATATATCGCCAAAGAAATCATGATTCTAAAAGAGGGTGAACTCCTGCATAAAAAGGATCCCGAGACATTGCTGCAATTTTTAAGTGGTAAAGTTTGGTTACTTGATGTGAAGCGTGAAGAAGTGGACGCGTATCAGGAGAAATATAAAATTGGGAATATCGTGAGCAAAGGAGATTTCGTACAGCTTCGCATCATTTCAGAGATGAAAGTTCATGAAGAAGCTGTCTCTGCTGAACCCAATTTAGAAGACATATATTTATATTATTTCGATGAGGTGGAAGTTCATGAAACAGTTACTTAA
- a CDS encoding HAD family hydrolase, producing the protein MIKAVIFDFDGTLANTLPLCFHSFQRVFKQFDNKDFSSEEIKAMFGPSETEILKENLSHEDSGQAIELYYQTYTENHSEFVDYNKEMDALLRYLKNKGIKLGIVTGKAKRSLAISLAELQMDNFFQVTITADDVGKPKPDPEGLLKALSALGVECNEAVFIGDSDADIQAGLQAEVYTIGAHWLPDYQTMEFADNPDATFDSVTDFMESIKEGNLYES; encoded by the coding sequence ATGATTAAGGCGGTTATTTTTGATTTTGATGGAACGTTAGCGAACACTTTGCCACTTTGTTTTCATTCTTTTCAGCGTGTTTTTAAACAATTTGATAATAAGGATTTTTCATCGGAAGAAATAAAAGCAATGTTTGGCCCTTCGGAAACGGAAATTTTGAAAGAGAACTTATCGCATGAAGACAGTGGTCAGGCAATTGAATTGTATTATCAAACATACACAGAGAACCATTCGGAATTCGTTGATTATAATAAAGAAATGGATGCGTTATTAAGGTATTTAAAAAATAAAGGGATTAAACTTGGAATTGTGACCGGGAAGGCAAAGCGAAGTTTAGCTATTTCTTTAGCGGAACTGCAAATGGATAACTTTTTTCAAGTGACTATCACAGCTGATGATGTAGGCAAACCAAAGCCGGATCCAGAAGGCCTTCTAAAGGCATTATCCGCCTTAGGCGTAGAATGTAATGAGGCTGTGTTTATTGGTGATAGTGATGCGGATATACAGGCTGGGTTGCAAGCCGAGGTTTATACGATCGGAGCACATTGGTTGCCTGATTACCAGACTATGGAATTCGCTGATAATCCTGATGCTACCTTTGATAGCGTCACTGACTTTATGGAGTCTATAAAGGAAGGGAATCTTTATGAGTCATAA
- a CDS encoding NUDIX hydrolase encodes MSHKWLEWAKRIQSLSQAGLAFSKDIYDIERFKELRTISAEIMEAYTDLDMETINGLFANETGYQTPKADVRGAVFKDEKILLVREKMDDKWALPGGFCDIGFSPTENVIKEIKEESGLDVVYHKLLAVLDTNKHAHPPLPYHYYKLFIRCDIVGGHPRTGVETKDVAFFSENKLPTLSTDRNTESQISMLFDFLRHPNEDTIID; translated from the coding sequence ATGAGTCATAAATGGTTAGAATGGGCGAAGCGAATTCAATCACTCTCACAGGCAGGTTTAGCTTTTTCAAAAGATATTTATGATATAGAACGATTTAAGGAGTTGCGAACTATTAGTGCGGAGATAATGGAAGCGTATACGGACTTGGATATGGAAACCATTAACGGCTTATTCGCAAATGAAACTGGTTATCAAACGCCAAAGGCAGATGTACGTGGAGCTGTTTTTAAGGATGAGAAGATTTTATTGGTTCGAGAAAAAATGGATGATAAATGGGCATTACCTGGTGGATTTTGTGATATCGGATTTTCGCCAACTGAAAATGTTATAAAGGAAATAAAAGAAGAGTCTGGGTTGGATGTTGTATATCATAAGCTTCTAGCCGTGTTGGATACAAATAAACATGCCCATCCACCACTACCCTATCATTATTATAAACTATTTATTCGTTGTGATATTGTCGGAGGACATCCACGTACTGGTGTAGAAACGAAGGATGTTGCATTTTTTTCTGAAAATAAGCTGCCCACACTTTCCACCGACAGAAACACCGAATCACAAATCAGCATGCTTTTTGACTTTTTGAGACATCCGAATGAAGATACAATCATAGATTAA
- a CDS encoding gamma-glutamyl-gamma-aminobutyrate hydrolase family protein: protein MKPLIGITSSMEIDQSHYAVTNRNVKAISRAGGMPVMLPYFLEEEDVDQMANQIDGLYATGGYDIDPTLFKEEPHPNLGTIIPARDQSEIALMNKFLEMDKPILGVCRGAQTLNIAAGGDMYQDIYTQINQVLLQHSQKAPLDHGSHFIYVQKGSLLHQLTGSEKFRVNSLHHQANRDVSDYFEISAKANDGIVEAVESKEHSFALGLQWHPESMAASGDIISLQIYERFIAACK, encoded by the coding sequence GTGAAACCGTTAATTGGGATAACATCATCAATGGAGATTGACCAATCGCATTATGCGGTTACAAACCGGAATGTGAAGGCTATTTCGCGTGCGGGAGGAATGCCTGTTATGCTGCCGTATTTTTTAGAAGAGGAAGATGTCGATCAAATGGCTAATCAGATCGATGGTTTATATGCTACAGGTGGGTATGATATTGATCCAACATTGTTCAAGGAGGAGCCACATCCGAATCTCGGCACAATTATTCCTGCGCGTGATCAATCAGAAATTGCGCTTATGAACAAATTTCTTGAGATGGATAAACCTATACTCGGTGTATGTCGTGGTGCTCAAACATTAAATATCGCGGCTGGTGGGGATATGTATCAGGATATATACACCCAGATTAATCAGGTACTGCTTCAGCATTCGCAAAAAGCTCCACTAGATCATGGCTCCCATTTTATATATGTGCAAAAAGGATCCCTGCTTCATCAACTAACAGGCTCTGAGAAGTTCCGTGTAAACAGCCTGCATCATCAGGCTAATCGAGATGTGTCGGATTATTTTGAAATTAGCGCCAAGGCAAATGACGGCATTGTCGAAGCCGTCGAAAGTAAAGAGCATTCATTTGCGCTTGGGCTGCAATGGCATCCGGAATCCATGGCAGCATCCGGTGACATTATTTCGCTTCAGATTTATGAGAGGTTCATTGCGGCTTGTAAGTGA
- a CDS encoding GNAT family N-acetyltransferase has protein sequence MLLVKPTINLRKEYMDYYNEWKNTGEASIPWLVETVPPHDFEYMIKTLNEFENGLHIPIKWLPSNSTYWAVDESNKIISVVNIRHKLTQKLFDFGGHIGYGICPSQRGKGLSKEVFNLSLKKANDLGIDEVLAVCHDNNIASRRTLISCGGLEDSYRIDENKNVLRRFWFIKGGNEFDSFERQIQS, from the coding sequence ATGCTGCTTGTAAAACCTACAATTAATCTTAGAAAAGAATATATGGACTACTATAATGAATGGAAAAATACTGGTGAAGCTAGTATTCCGTGGCTTGTTGAAACTGTGCCTCCGCATGATTTTGAATATATGATAAAAACACTAAACGAATTCGAAAATGGGTTACATATCCCGATTAAGTGGCTGCCAAGTAATAGTACTTATTGGGCTGTAGATGAAAGCAATAAAATAATAAGTGTTGTGAATATCCGTCATAAGTTAACACAGAAGTTATTCGATTTTGGGGGGCACATTGGATATGGTATTTGCCCATCGCAAAGGGGGAAGGGCTTATCTAAAGAAGTATTTAATTTATCTCTAAAAAAGGCAAATGACCTTGGAATAGATGAGGTTTTAGCTGTTTGTCATGATAATAATATTGCTTCGAGGAGAACATTAATCTCGTGTGGTGGTTTAGAGGATAGTTATCGTATTGATGAAAATAAGAATGTACTACGTAGGTTCTGGTTTATAAAAGGGGGTAACGAGTTTGATTCATTTGAACGGCAAATACAGTCCTAG
- a CDS encoding isochorismatase, with the protein MIHLNGKYSPRQISFLDLWEYEGWKMKVYGISSAGDYLSEKLVVKAKEIAMGILPTPAITENRYGVGFIGVHEGEGATFIFVDWWTNENELIHHVYVASHENPTDFEYVTPTGLIACCWDLKVLNFERDSWIEQVLNNPKGPPDIDGYLKCHLNDLV; encoded by the coding sequence TTGATTCATTTGAACGGCAAATACAGTCCTAGGCAAATAAGTTTTCTCGATTTATGGGAATACGAAGGTTGGAAAATGAAAGTATATGGTATTTCGTCCGCAGGAGATTATCTAAGTGAAAAGCTCGTAGTAAAAGCGAAGGAAATAGCAATGGGTATATTACCGACTCCTGCTATCACTGAAAATCGCTACGGGGTAGGTTTTATCGGCGTTCATGAAGGAGAAGGCGCAACTTTTATTTTTGTTGATTGGTGGACAAATGAAAATGAATTAATACACCATGTGTATGTAGCTTCACATGAAAATCCTACTGACTTTGAATATGTCACTCCTACAGGGCTTATCGCCTGTTGTTGGGACCTGAAGGTGCTTAATTTTGAAAGGGATAGTTGGATAGAGCAAGTATTGAACAATCCAAAAGGCCCCCCAGATATTGATGGCTATTTAAAATGCCATTTAAATGACCTTGTTTAA
- the msrA gene encoding peptide-methionine (S)-S-oxide reductase MsrA, which yields MATHKKATFAGGCFWCMVKPFDQWDGVYSVVSGYTGGHLENPTYEDVKSGESGHYEAVEITYDPNVITYETMLNIFWQQIDPTDDGGQFQDRGDSYRAAIFYHDKEQQQLAEESKKELEQSGKFSKPIVTQIIPAATFYPAENYHQDFYKKNEEDYKEDRAKSGRDDFIEAIWGN from the coding sequence TTGGCAACACATAAAAAAGCAACTTTTGCCGGCGGATGTTTCTGGTGTATGGTAAAACCATTCGATCAATGGGATGGTGTTTATAGCGTTGTTTCAGGCTATACCGGCGGCCATCTTGAAAATCCGACTTACGAAGATGTGAAAAGCGGGGAGTCCGGCCACTATGAAGCAGTGGAGATCACCTATGATCCGAACGTCATCACATATGAAACCATGCTAAATATATTCTGGCAACAAATTGATCCGACCGATGATGGCGGGCAATTTCAAGATCGTGGGGATTCCTACCGTGCGGCCATTTTTTATCATGACAAGGAACAACAGCAATTAGCTGAGGAATCCAAAAAGGAACTTGAACAAAGCGGTAAATTTTCCAAACCAATTGTGACGCAAATAATACCTGCAGCAACGTTTTACCCAGCAGAAAATTACCACCAAGACTTTTACAAAAAGAATGAAGAAGACTATAAGGAAGATAGAGCCAAATCAGGTAGAGACGACTTTATTGAAGCCATATGGGGGAATTAA
- a CDS encoding MOSC domain-containing protein has translation MEEPYVHKIFIEKIEQNREKIELHKEGFSERDVEKAIFAYPIKHYTFWQEKIEAESIDMGALGENFAVLEMDEFTVCIGDTFKLGDVIIQVSQPYQPYWDFDDKRFAKQMVQSGRTGWYFRVLQEGDIKAESDMELIERPYPQWSIAACNEIMFIDKEDLRLADDLSSCDLLANEWRKAMKKRLRGIF, from the coding sequence ATGGAAGAACCATACGTACATAAAATTTTTATCGAAAAGATAGAACAGAATCGTGAAAAAATAGAATTGCATAAAGAAGGTTTCTCGGAGCGTGATGTTGAAAAGGCGATATTTGCCTATCCGATCAAGCACTACACGTTTTGGCAAGAAAAGATAGAAGCGGAATCTATCGACATGGGAGCGTTGGGAGAAAACTTTGCTGTTCTGGAAATGGATGAATTTACAGTTTGCATCGGAGATACGTTTAAACTCGGAGATGTCATCATCCAAGTGTCGCAGCCTTATCAGCCATACTGGGACTTTGACGATAAGCGCTTTGCAAAACAAATGGTTCAAAGCGGACGGACTGGTTGGTATTTTCGTGTGTTACAAGAAGGTGATATAAAGGCTGAATCGGATATGGAGTTAATAGAGCGCCCCTATCCACAATGGTCAATCGCTGCTTGTAATGAGATCATGTTCATCGATAAGGAGGATTTGCGTTTAGCCGATGATCTTTCCTCCTGTGACTTGCTCGCTAATGAATGGAGAAAGGCCATGAAAAAGCGCCTGCGTGGCATTTTTTAA